The following coding sequences are from one Passer domesticus isolate bPasDom1 chromosome 11, bPasDom1.hap1, whole genome shotgun sequence window:
- the LOC135278541 gene encoding LOW QUALITY PROTEIN: uncharacterized protein LOC135278541 (The sequence of the model RefSeq protein was modified relative to this genomic sequence to represent the inferred CDS: inserted 2 bases in 1 codon) codes for MSKKSRRDGSPAALSSSPAESRRLCRIGAPWVWHLLQECARDVWEGWSXGLTAIVCSLLLVLLFLPSINQAIIGQIFTLMFISGSDLVFQITCLLNKQMFHFLQIVTAAFCENKDLIMISQFVYCKLKNQKVTKGKFLLLRNQQHRPAIPRNNSAPDLIEMPGFICGCVSCVFLGSRFPQLCKNVSGFLAIVNLIFCSFQCWALPHTEHSSIQTPTLLLSLKKRGFFPPPIQRRMMRILGKHWSLIAGKSLIGRGRIYSWIYQQKSAFYDGCHEQVASPLFFLQTIPPWE; via the exons ATGAGCAAA AAATCCAGGAGGGAtggctccccagctgctctcagcagctccccagcgGAGAGCAGGAGATTGTGCAGGATCGGAGCGCCCTGGGTTTGGCACCTCCTGCAAGAATGTGCCAGGGATGTGtgggagggctggag agggctcacTGCCATTGTCTGCTCGCTGCTGCT GGTTCTTTTATTTCTGCCATCTATAAACCAAGCCATAATTGGCCAAATATTTACACTGATGTTTATTTCTGGCAGTGATTTG GTATTTCAAATTACTTGCCTACTGAACAAGCAAATGTTTCATTTCCTTCAGATTGTCACTGCTGCTTTTTGTGAGAACAAGGACCTGATTATGATTTCACAATTTGTGTACTGTAAGCTCAAGAATCAGAAGGTGACAAAAGGTAAGTTT ctgctcctcaggaaCCAGCAGCACAGGCCAGCAATCCCAAGGAATAAT AGCGCCCCTGACCTGATTGAAATGCCAGGCTTCATTTGTGGCTGTGTGTCCTGTGTTTTCCTGGGCAGCAGATTCCCTCAGCTCTGTAAAAACGTGAGTGGCTTTTTGGCAATTGTTAATTTGATTTTCTGTTCCTTCCAGTGTTGGGCTCTCCCTCACACCGAGCACTCCTCAATTCAAACCCCCACTCTGCTTTTGTCACtgaaaaaaaggggattttttcccccccccattCAGAGAAGGATGATGAGAATTTTAGGAAAACACTGGTCTTTGATTGCTGGAAAAAGCCTGATTGGCAGGGGAAGAATTTACAGCTGGATTTATCAGCAGAAATCTGCTTTCTATGATGGTTGTCATGAACAAGTAGCATccccccttttctttctccaaacTATTCCACCCTGGGAATAA